A portion of the Malassezia japonica chromosome 3, complete sequence genome contains these proteins:
- the TKL1 gene encoding transketolase (EggNog:ENOG503NZ8A; COG:G) has translation MTFTFADVDEKAVATIRTLAADVVAKANSGHPGAPMGLAPLAHLLWSRVIRCDPKDSHWVNRDRFVLSNGHACALQYIILHMMGYKLSMDDLKSFRQLNSLTPGHPEANHTDGVEVTTGPLGQGFANAVGIAIAQKNVAATFNRDDFDLFNSQTFVILGDGCMQEGIASEAASLAGHLRLNNLIAIYDDNKITIDGDVACSFTEDVEKRFLSYEWDVLHVLDGDKDVKGLYEAVDKARKNTDRPTLIRVRTTIGFGSQNQGLASTHGSPLKEDDIRQFKEKVGFNPDEKFVIPKEVADAYASYAKRGAEEHAEWQKRFDAYGQKYGKEKAEIERRIAHKLPEGWEKALPTFKPSDDAAATRKLSEGVLKSLSGVIPEMMGGSADLTGSNLTRWADAVDFQSPATHLGNYSGRYVRYGVREHAMGAIMNGMHAFGMHIPTSGTFLNFVSYALGSVRLSALSKFQTIWVATHDSIGLGEDGPTHQPIETAAALRAVPNLDFWRPADGNEVSAAYKVAIESYSTPSVLALTRQGLPHLENSSIEKASLGGYVVLEQDNAEITIVSTGSEVSISVDAAKKLGEQGVKARVVSIPCFSVFDKQPLDYRKKVLPSGHPILSVEAYSTFGWGKYAHVHHGINSFGVSAPAKDAYKHFKMTDTDVATKAQKVIDHFKKAGTPLVSPLELEAEF, from the exons ATGACTTTTACTTTCGCTGACGTCGATGAGAAGGCTGTTGCCACCATCC GTACCCTCGCGGCGGATGTTGTTGCTAAG GCCAACTCGGGCCACCCCGGTGCGCCCATGGGCCTTGCCCCCCTTGCCCACCTCCTCTGGAGCCG CGTCATCCGTTGCGACCCCAAGGACTCGCACTGG GTCAACCGCGATCGTTTCGTGCTGTCGAACGGCCACGCCTGTGCGCTGCAGTACATCATTCTGCACATGATGGGCTACAAGCTGTCGATGGATGACCTCAAGTCCTTCCGCCAGCTCAACTCGCTTACGCCCGGCCACCCCGAGGCGAACCACACCGACGGTGTCGAAGTTACCACCGGTCCCCTGGGCCAGGGCTTTGCCAACGCGGTCGGTATCGCGATTGCCCAGAAGAACGTCGCCGCGACCTTCAACCGCGACGACTTTGACCTGTTCAACAGCCAGACCTTTGTCATCCTCGGCGATGGCTGTATGCAGGAGGGTAttgcgagcgaggcggcctCGCTCGCTGGCCACCTGCGCCTCAACAACCTGATCGCCATCTACGACGACAACAAGATCACCATTGATGGTGACGTCGCCTGCTCTTTCACCGAGGACGTCGAGAAGCGCTTCCTGTCGTACGAGTGGGACGTGCTCCACGTCCTGGACGGTGACAAGGATGTCAAGGGCCTGTACGAGGCCGtcgacaaggcgcgcaagaACACGGATCGCCCGACGCTGATCCGTGTGCGCACCACGATCGGTTTCGGTTCCCAGAACCAGGGCCTGGCCTCGACCCACGGCTCGCCACTCAAGGAGGACGACATCCGCCAGTTCAAGGAGAAGGTCGGCTTCAACCCCGACGAGAAGTTTGTCATCCCCAAGgaggtcgccgacgcctACGCCTCGTACGccaagcgcggcgccgaggagcacgccgagtGGCAGAAGCGCTTTGACGCCTACGGCCAAAAGTACGGCAAGGAGAAGGCCGAGAttgagcgccgcatcgcccaCAAGCTCCCCGAGGGCTGGGAGAAGGCACTGCCCACCTTCAAGCCGTCCGACGatgcggccgcgacgcgcaagCTGTCCGAGGGCGTGCTCAAGAGCCTCAGCGGCGTGATCCCCGAGATGATGGGCGGCTCTGCCGACCTTACCGGCTCGAACCTCACCCGCTGGGCCGACGCGGTGGACTTCCAGTCCCCGGCGACGCACCTGGGTAACTACTCTGGTCGCTACGTCCGCTACGGTGTGCGTGAGCACGCCATGGGTGCCATCATGAACGGTATGCACGCCTTTGGCATGCACATTCCCACCTCGGGCACCTTCCTCAACTTTGTGTCGtacgcgctcggctcggtCCGTCTCTCGGCTCTGAGCAAGTTCCAGACGATCTGGGTTGCGACCCACGACTCGATCggtctcggcgaggacggcCCTACCCACCAGCCGATCGAGactgccgcggcgctccgtgcGGTGCCCAACCTCGACTTCTGGCGCCCGGCCGACGGCAACGAGGTGTCGGCCGCCTACAAGGTGGCCATCGAGAGCTACAGCACCCCCtcggtgcttgcgctgaCCCGCCAGGGCCTGCCGCACCTCGAGAACTCCTCGATCGAGAAGGCGTCGCTCGGTGGCTacgtcgtcctcgagcaggacaACGCCGAGATCACGATCGTCTCGACCGGCTCGGAGGTGAGCATCTCGGTCGATGCCGCCAagaagctcggcgagcagggcGTCAAGGCGCGTGTCGTCTCGATCCCGTGCTTCAGCGTGTTTGACAAGCAGCCGCTCGACTACCGCAAGAAGGTGCTGCCCTCGGGCCACCCGATCCTCTCGGTCGAGGCCTACAGCACCTTTGGCTGGGGCAAGTACGCTCACGTCCACCACGGCATCAACTCGTTCGGTGTCTCGGCCCCGGCCAAGGACGCCTACAAGCACTTCAAGATGACCGACACGGACGTTGCCACCAAGGCCCAGAAGGTGATCGACCACTTCAAGAAGGCCGGCACGCCCCTCGTGTCGcccctcgagctcgaggccgagttCTAA
- a CDS encoding uncharacterized protein (EggNog:ENOG503P5XK; COG:A) has translation MGKTDEPPAYDAKTNSQPQSSAKSGADRPLPDGWVKQWDSNYNQYFYVNTRETPPRSTWIHPEDEGNKYAAPSGAPPGQHGSGENRNYGGAPQQPYPQQMPPPMQSYQQQPMMMQQPMMQQPMMQQPMMGGGGGGLFNRFGGGGLGGGLGGGRMGGGMGGMGAGLLGGGAGMLGGMALMNGMDHMEHDAYQDGYMQGQMNDDMGGGGDMGGGDMGGDMGGGDF, from the exons ATGGGAAAGACGGATGAACCCCCTGCGTACGACGCCAAAACGAACAGCCAGCCTCAGTCCTCCGCTAAGAGCGGCGCTGACCGCCCTTTGCCGGACGGTTGGGTGAAGCAGTGGGACAGCAA CTACAACCAGTACTTTTACGTGAACACGCGCGAGACGCCCCCTCGCTCGACTTGGATCCACCCGGAGGACGAGGGCAACAAGTATGCTGCTCCGtcgggtgcgccgccgggccaGCACGGCAGCGGTGAGAACCGCAACTATGGCGGTGCTCCTCAGCAGCCGTATCCCCAGCAGATGCCTCCGCCGATGCAGTCCTACCAGCAGCAGCCCATGATGATGCAGCAGCCTATGATGCAGCAGCCCATGATGCAGCAGCCCATgatgggcggcggcggcggcggcttgtTTAACCGCTTcggtggcggcggcctcggcggcggcctcggcggcggccgcatgggcggcggcatgggcggcatgggcgcCGGTCTGCTCGGTGGTGGTGCCGGTATGCTCGGTGGTATGGCGCTGATGAACGGCATGG ACCACATGGAGCATGACGCGTACCAGGATGGCTACATGCAGGGCCAGATGAACGACGACATGGGCGGTGGTGGTGACATGGGCGGTGGTGACATGGGCGGCGATATGGGCGGCGGTGACTTCTAA
- a CDS encoding uncharacterized protein (COG:T; EggNog:ENOG503NWZ1; TransMembrane:7 (o33-54i74-92o104-122i134-153o159-177i189-215o235-252i)) has protein sequence MNSVHLSDKLRIWTTPYCEQLGLPYFPNHVATVIRSLLLWYSVQLLSAGVSPILFPKTMRAMSARKRVQWDMHFVSLIHSSIISPLALYFWLNVDESKTDLVWGYDYTVGEMYAVSLGYFMWDVIQSARFESLQFVVHGALAMTAAVFVYHPFLMFDGLGILIWEASTPFLNIHWFFDKLGKTGSRAQLINAFFLLGTYISVRLVLGVVISYRLISSVWTPSHLLAHPVPLSYKLFYTIGLMVLNTLNYYWFSKMVKAVQKRFAPKEKAT, from the coding sequence ATGAATAGTGTCCATCTTTCGGACAAGCTCCGCATCTGGACGACACCCTACTGTGAGCAGCTCGGACTTCCGTACTTCCCGAACCATGTGGCTACGGTGATCCGCTCGCTGCTCCTGTGGTACTCTGTCCAGCTGCTGTCGGccggcgtctcgccgaTACTCTTTCCCAAGACGATGCGCGCAATgagcgcgcgcaagcgcgtgcAGTGGGACATGCACTTTGTCTCGCTGATCCACTCGTCCATCATTtcgccgcttgcgctctACTTTTGGCTCAACGTCGACGAGAGCAAGACCGACCTGGTGTGGGGCTACGACTACACCGTCGGCGAGATGTACGCCGTGTCTCTCGGCTACTTTATGTGGGACGTGATCCagtcggcgcgcttcgaGTCCCTGCAGTTTGtggtgcacggcgcgctggccaTGACGGCGGCGGTCTTTGTCTACCATCCCTTCCTCATGTTTgacggcctcggcatccTCATCTGGGAGGCCAGCACGCCGTTCCTCAACATTCACTGGTTCTTTGACAAGCTCGGCAAGACGGGATCGCGCGCACAGCTCATTAATGCGTTCTTCCTGCTCGGTACGTACATCTCGGTACGCCTCGTGCTGGGCGTGGTCATCTCGTATCGCCTGATCAGCTCGGTCTGGACGCCGTCGCATCTCCTCGCGCATCCTGTGCCGCTGAGCTACAAGCTCTTTTACACGATCGGCCTTATGGTGCTCAACACGCTCAACTACTATTGGTTCTCCAAGATGGTCAAGGCCGTGC
- the DERI1 gene encoding ribose-5-phosphate isomerase (COG:G; EggNog:ENOG503P2T0) encodes MAAIQSPLKIVVGSDEAGVDYKDAIKALMEQDKRVAHVIDVGVNNASDKTMYPHIAVHAARMVANGEADRGLLICGTGLGMAISANKVHGVRAVTAHDSFSVERSVLSNDAQILCMGQRVVGLELAKRLAREWLGYVFDPQSGSGPKVDAIKSYDANGKVAAV; translated from the coding sequence ATGGCAGCTATCCAGTCACCCCTTAAGATTGTCGTCGGTTccgacgaggccggcgTTGACTACAAAGACGCCATCAAAGCCCTCATGGAGCAAGacaagcgcgtcgcccatgtcatcgacgtcggcgtgaACAACGCGAGCGACAAAACCATGTATCCCCACATTGCggtgcacgctgcgcggaTGGTCGCGAATGGCGAGGCGGACCGCGGCCTGCTGATATGCGGCACGGGCCTCGGCATGGCCATTAGCGCGAACAAGGTGCACGGCGTCCGTGCAGTGACCGCGCACGATAGCTTTagcgtcgagcgcagtgTGCTGAGCAACGACGCGCAGATATTGTGCATGGGCCAGCGCGtggtcggcctcgagcttgcCAAACGTCTCGCAAGAGAGTGGCTGGGCTACGTCTTCGACCCGCAGAGCGGCAGCGGACCCAAGGTCGATGCCATCAAGTCGTACGACGCCAACGGGAAAGTCGCGGCTGTCTAA
- a CDS encoding 2-isopropylmalate synthase (COG:E; EggNog:ENOG503NVRE), with protein MDPGQKYKPYQPLELKDRQWPSKVQRTSPIWTSVDLRDGNQALANPMTEDQKLLFFKKLVEVGFKEIEVAFPSASDTDFGFVRKIIESGMVPDDVWIQVLTPAREELIRRTFEAVKDAKHVILHMYNASSPLFREVVFGNDQAKTTDLAVRHTKLVSELMDHYSKPENGGTTFRYEYSPETFTQTEPDYAIELCESVRKAWGKASKDNKIIFNLPATVEIGPPNHYADMIEYFCRNITNREEIEVSLHPHNDRGCGIAAAELGLLAGGDRIEGCLFGNGERTGNVDLVTLGLNLFSQGVQPGPLDLSDLPSLIEVVTGCNDLPVHPRHPYAGELVMTAFSGSHQDAIKKGFNAQEKRNKAGDPVWSMPYLPVDPRDLGLTYEAVIRVNSQSGKGGIAYLLNQGLGVELPRRMQVAFYQVIQTIADETSKEMSTDVITTAFCDTYHLPLPGKGKNEGKFALRNFTLSEEESLGDSTGDLSTPRLRTFRGKIVHNDKTHEVSGKGNGPISALLDAIEREFNVSANVREYSEHAVRADAAQIGSNASEKRGQSRAQAASYVELVRADDSEKLGANKAPGFWGVGIDADITATSLKAVLSAISNMF; from the coding sequence ATGGATCCAGGGCAGAAGTACAAGCCGTATCAGCCGCTGGAGCTGAAGGACCGGCAATGGCCGTCAaaggtgcagcgcacctCTCCGATTTGGACGTCtgtcgacctgcgcgacggTAACCAGGCGCTGGCCAACCCCATGACCGAAGACCAGAAGCTGCTCTTCTTCAagaagctcgtcgaggtggGCTTCAAGGAGATCGAGGTGGCATTCCCATCGGCGAGTGACACCGACTTTGGCTTTGTGCGCAAGATCATCGAGTCGGGCATGGTCCCGGACGACGTCTGGATCCAGGTCCtgacgccggcgcgcgaggaacTCATCCGCCGCACCTTTGAGGCGGTCAAGGACGCGAAGCACGTCATTCTCCACATGTACAACGCTTCCTCGCCCCTCTTCCGTGAGGTGGTGTTTGGCAACGACCAGGCCAAGACCACGGAcctggccgtgcgccacaCCAAGCTCGTCTCGGAGCTGATGGACCACTACAGCAAGCCAGAGAACGGCGGGACGACCTTCCGCTACGAGTACTCGCCCGAGACCTTTACGCAGACCGAGCCGGACTATGCGATCGAGCTGTGCGAGTccgtgcgcaaggcgtGGGGAAAGGCGTCCAAGGACAACAAGATCATCTTTAACCTGCCGGCGACCGTCGAGATTGGGCCGCCCAACCACTACGCCGACATGATCGAGTACTTCTGCCGCAACATTACCAACCGCGAGGAGATCGAGGTGTCGCTGCACCCGCACAACGACCGCGGTTGTGGtatcgccgccgccgagctcggcctgcttGCCGGTGGTGACCGTATCGAGGGCTGCCTGTTTGGCAACGGTGAGCGCACCGGCAACGTCGACCTGGTTACGCTCGGCCTAAACCTCTTCTCGCAGGGCGTCCAGCCGGGTCCCCTGGACCTGAGCGACCTCCCGTCGCTGATCGAGGTCGTGACCGGCTGCAACGACCTGCCGGTCCACCCGCGTCACCCTTACGCAGGCGAGCTGGTGATGACCGCCTTTAGCGGCTCGCACCAGGACGCCATTAAGAAAGGCTTCAACGCCCAGGAGAAGCGCAACAAGGCGGGCGACCCTGTCTGGAGCATGCCCTACCTCCCGGTCGACCCccgcgacctcggcctGACGTACGAGGCGGTGATCCGCGTCAACAGCCAGAGCGGCAAGGGCGGTATCGCCTACCTGCTGAACcagggcctcggcgtcgagcttCCGCGCCGCATGCAGGTGGCGTTCTACCAGGTGATCCAGACGATCGCCGACGAGACCAGCAAGGAGATGTCGACGGACGTCATCACCACGGCGTTCTGCGACACCTACCACCTGCCTCTCCCGGGCAAGGGCAAGAACGAGGGCAAGTTTGCCCTGCGCAACTTTACGCTGTCGGAGGAGGAGTCGCTGGGCGACTCGACCGGAGACctctcgacgccgcgcctgcgcactTTCCGTGGCAAGATCGTCCACAACGACAAGACGCACGAGGTGAGCGGCAAGGGCAACGGCCCCATCTCggccctgctcgacgcgatcgAGAGGGAGTTCAACGTCTCGGCCAATGTGCGCGAGTACAGCGAGCATGCGGTCCGtgcggacgccgcgcagatCGGCAGCAACGCATCGGAGAAGCGTGGTCagtcgcgcgcgcaggccgcctCGTACGTCGAGCTGGTGCGCGCCGATGACAGCGAGAAGCTCGGTGCGAACAAGGCGCCCGGCTTCTGGGGCGTCGGCATCGACGCAGACATCACCGCCACCAGTCTCAAGGCGGTGCTGAGTGCTATTTCGAACATGTTCTAA
- the CLP1 gene encoding polynucleotide 5'-hydroxyl-kinase (COG:A; EggNog:ENOG503NWRS), whose product MQSETRRVPLPPRSEYRFELDAGEAISVRFVSDPVSGHYGDAEVFGAPLIGGAQERWYTFGNEAKAAISSWGGGEVEIAGSASTEYMADEPSPVYTYGANLHLNLERARIRAREQLRTDKALVKSLSEQDVRGEGAPPSYEDGQGPSSNELYHAAGQGPRVMIVGPESAGKTSLVKFLANYAMRSPALASVEEGAEAERVAQEAQDDEPLSDHEDAPEEKADKAKIMSEITGWWPMIIGLDPSEGAVPVPGCLCAIPLRPSPVNCLPSPSPALPYGVTPQTTGALPPTVSTAESVMPLVHWLGKHNVRENEQHTHRVIDWLAYHVEKRLVKDTRARMSGLLLDMPGVVTADSRNRYSYIQYCARAFKVDMIVVLGHEKLNLELSKIFGQSPVQIVKVPKSGGAVDVDEVYKQKLQDLQIRSYFYGMQPAIPKVAGEGEHASEALPGHAEPLGGVPTLNPYSSTIPLDLLSIYRVGQDRIAPSSALPIGAERVVSELQVNKLDPLNSSSDLSSLLHSVIALIELPSDAEELGEGELPSEATLLSAGLVGLLHVSDIDTTRKKMTVLSPKPGKLPSKTALIGVRMIKSNY is encoded by the exons ATGCAGAGcgagacgcggcgcgtgccgctccCGCCGCGGTCCGAGTACCGCTTCGAGCTGGATGCCGGTGAGGCCATCTCTGTGCGCTTTGTCTCGGATCCGGTCTCGGGACACTATGGCGACGCAGAAGTGTTTGGTGCGCCGCTCATCGGCGGGGCCCAGGAGCGCTGGTATACCTTTGGCaacgaggccaaggccgccaTCTCTTCgtggggcggcggcgaggtcgagatTGCTGGCTCGGCATCGACCGAGTACatggccgacgagccgtCGCCAGTGTACACGTACGGCGCAAATCTGCACCTGAACTTGGAACGCGCTCGGATCCGTGCTCGTGAGCAGCTGCGTAccgacaaggcgctcgtcaaGTCGCTCAGCGAGCAGGACGTGCGGGGCgagggcgcgccgccatcCTACGAAGATGGCCAGGGACCGTCGTCCAACGAGCTCTaccacgccgccggccaGGGCCCTCGTGTGATGATTGTGGGACCGGAAAGCGCGGGCAAGACGTCGCTCGTCAAGTTCCTGGCGAACTATGCGATGCGGTCGCCTGCTCTCGCGAGCGTCGAAGAGGGTGCCGAGGCAGAGCGGGTCgcgcaagaggcgcaggacgacgaACCACTTTCCGACCATGAAGATGCCCCGGAGGAAAAGGCCGACAAGGCCAAGATCATGAGCGAGATCACCGGATGGTGGCCGATGATTATAGGTCTCGACCCGTCCGAAGGCGCAGTGCCTGTGCCGGGCTGCCTCTGTGCAATTCCGCTCcggccgtcgccggtcAACTGCCTCCCATCGCcgtcgcctgcgctgcCGTACGGTGTGACGCCGCAGACGACCGGAGCGCTTCCTCCCACGGTGTCGACTGCCGAGAGCGTCATGCCCCTTGTGCACTGGCTCGGCAAGCACAATGTGCGTGAGAACGAGCAGCACACACACCGCGTGATCGACTGGCTTGCGTACCACGTCGAGAAGCGCCTCGTGAAAGATACGCGTGCGCGCATGTCgggcctgctgctcgacatgcCCGGCGTGGTGACGGCCGACTCGCGCAACCGGTACTCGTACATCCAGTACTGCGCGCGTGCATTCAAAG TCGATATGAttgtcgtgctcggccaCGAAAAGCTCAACCTCGAGCTGTCCAAGATCTTTGGGCAGAGCCCGGTGCAGATCGTCAAGGTGCCCAAGTCGGGTGGT GCGGTTGATGTCGATGAAGTGTACAAGCAAAAGCTACAGGACCTGCAGATCCGCTCGTACTTTTACGGAATGCAGCCTGCGATTCCCAAGGTGGCCGGCGAGGGGGAGCacgcgagcgaggcgctgccTGGCCatgccgagccgctcggcggcgtgccgacgctTAACCCCTACTCGTCGACGATCCCCCTGGACCTGCTGAGCATCTACCGAGTGGGCCAGGACCGTATTgcgccgtcgtccgcgctgccgatcggcgcggagcgcgtcgtgagcGAGCTGCAAGTGAACAAGCTTGACCCCCTGaactcgtcgagcgaccTCTCGTCGCTGCTTCACTCGGTCATTGCGCTAATCGAGCTCCCGAGcgatgccgaggagctcggcgaaggcgagctgccgagcgaggccACGCTCCTCAGCGCGGGCCTCGTTGGCCTGCTGCATGTGTCGGACATTGACACGACGCGGAAAAAGATGACGGTGCTCTCGCCCAAGCCAGGCAAACTTCCGAGCAAGACGGCATTGATTGGCGTACGTATGATTAAAAGCAACTATTGA
- the GLC7 gene encoding protein-serine/threonine phosphatase (EggNog:ENOG503NWPJ; COG:T), with amino-acid sequence MTDNQSAEVDIDNIIDRLLEVRGSRPGKPVHLEEYEIKYLCLTARDIFINQPILLELEAPIKICGDIHGQYYDLLRLFEYGGFPPESNYLFLGDYVDRGKQSLETICLLLAYKIKYPENFFILRGNHECASINRIYGFYDECKRRYNIKLWKTFTDCFNCLPIAAIIDEKIFTMHGGLSPDLQSMEQIRRVMRPTDVPDTGLLCDLLWSDPDKDISGWSENDRGVSFTFGPDVVSRFLAKHDMDLICRAHQVVEDGYEFFAKRQLVTLFSAPNYCGEFDNAGAMMSVDETLLCSFQILKPAEKKQKYAYGGINMGRPVTPPRKQKKKGSA; translated from the exons ATGACGGATAACCAATctgccgaggtcgacaTAGACAATATCATTGACCGGCTCCTCGAAG TGCGTGGCTCGCGTCCCGGCAAGCCCGTGCACCTGGAGGAGTACGAGATCAAGTATCTGTGCTTGACAGCGCGTGACATTTTCATCAACCAGCCGATTCTcctggagctcgaggcTCCGATTAAGATTTGCG GTGATATTCACGGCCAGTACTACGATTTGTTGCGTCTGTTTGAATACGGTGGCTTCCCGCCGGAGAGCAACTACCTGTTCCTGGGTGACTACGTGGACCGAGGGAAGCAGAGTCTCGAGACCATCTGCCTGCTGCTCGCGTACAAGATCAAGTACCCGGAGAACTTCTTTATTCTGCGTGGCAACCACGAGTGCGCAAGCATTAACCGCATCTACGGTTTCTACGACGAGTGCAAGCGTCGCTATAACATCAAGCTGTGGAAGACGTTTACGGACTGCTTCAACTGCTTGCCGATCGCTGCTATCATTGACGAAAAGATCTTTACGATGCACGGTGGTCTTTCGCCCGATCTGCAGAGCATGGAGCAGATCCGCCGCGTGATGAGGCCGACGGATGTGCCGGATACCGGTCTTTTGTGCGACCTGCTCTGGTCGGACCCTGACAAGGATATCTCGGGCTGGTCGGAGAACGACCGTGGTGTGTCGTTCACGTTTGGTCCGGACGTCGTGTCGCGGTTCTTGGCAAAACATGATATGGATTTGATCTGCCGTGCTCACCAGGTGGTCGAGGATGGCTACGAGTTCTTTGCGAAGCGGCAACTTGTCACTCTGTTCTCCGCGCCCAACTACTGCGGCGAGTTTGACAATGCTGGTGCAATGATGAGCGTCGACGAGACCTTGCTTTGCTCCTTCCAGATTCTGAAGCCCGCTGAAAAGAAGCAAAAATACGCGTACGGGGGTATCAATATGGGGCGGCCGGTTACGCCGCCCCGTAAGCAGAAGAAGAAGGGCTCTGCGTAA
- a CDS encoding uncharacterized protein (EggNog:ENOG503NUV1; COG:S): MSGTKRKAAWPGASAPEKRAHHGADGEGDLDLESQVERQGKTRHGRVMTEGYDSEESDDEGAHKRNWAQEKDQDEDDMFAEEGEKKKDESQKKEPRFLKLSEIEGQEFGARTQLGDDDDDDDDDDDEQDPEYELERALRDTRHQDANADAERTPPGSDDEDAPRSKKGMGFKIEQFNMKAEMAGGQFDEDGNYVRNKKDPFAQNDRWLDGNYSKKQIKAANEAQARREREAKEKADADNAVYPTAEHAMRPLAECLQPGESVLDALQRIGVSAKREKKEGAKGDASRQLDLITHLTSLLMSTFGQMNIYDEMYESLVRQVRRAKLVPEDWDPSRKVSETEEDAVPPLAPSWEYKWAPAHLANAAKASNAPPEPDTKVYGPFPLADLRAWAAQGYFGPDHSHILVRPAGSDAAVMKWAVWKAPSDYNPKEVPIQWDAWMRHTRREPPTIEELVKDLERQRMVQHNARVLDMREQAAQAQLAAQREQEHAKALADQHQREKLRIEQSRVHAEDPELAAQRDEASKGDIESAAVKPARRGA, encoded by the exons ATGAGTGGGACCAAGCGCAAGGCAGCGTGGCCGGGTGCCTCGGCACCCGAGAAGCGCGCACACCACGGCGCAGATGGAGAAGGTGATCTTGATCTCGAATCGCAAGTCGAGCGGCAAGGCAAGACGCGGCACGGACGCGTAATGACCGAAGGCTACGACTCGGAggagtcggacgacgaaGGCGCCCACAAGCGCAACTGGGCCCAGGAAAAGGACCAGGACGAGGATGACATGTTTGCCGAGGAAGGCGAGAAGAAAAAGGACGAGAGCCAGAAGAAAGAGCCGCGTTTCCTGAAACTCTCCGAGATCGAAGGCCAGGAGTttggcgcacgcacgcagcttggcgacgacgacgacgacgacgacgacgacgacgacgagcaggaccCCGAgtacgagctcgagcgcgctctGCGTGATACGCGGCACCAGGATGCCAATGCAGAtgcggagcgcacgccgccgggctccgacgacgaagacgcgccgcggtccAAGAAGGGCATGGGCTTCAAGATCGAGCAGTTCAATATGAAGGCAGAGATGGCCGGCGGCCAGttcgacgaggacggcaACTATGTTCGCAACAAGAAGGATCCCTTTGCGCAGAACGACCGGTGGCTCGACGGCAACTACTCCAAGAAACAGATCAAGGCCGCAAACGAAgcgcaggcacgccgcgagcgcgaggcgaagGAGAAGGCGGATGCCGACAACGCCGTCTACCCCACGGCGGAGCACGCGATGCGGCCGTTAGCCGAGTGCCTCCAGCCCGGCGAGTCGGTGCTTGATGCGCTGCAACGCATTGGTGTCTCTGCGAAGCGCGAGAAGAAAGAAGGCGCAAAAGgcgacgcctcgcgccagctcgaccTCATTACGCACCTTACGAGCCTACTCATGTCGACCTTTGGCCAGATGAATATCTACGACGAGATGTACGAGAGCCTCGTTCGCcaggtgcggcgcgcaaagcTCGTTCCAGAGGACTGGGACCCCTCGCGCAAGGTTTCCGAGACGGAAGAAGACGCTGTGCCCccgctcgcgccgtcgtGGGAGTACAAGtgggcgcctgcgcacctTGCCAACGCTGCAAAAGCCTCCAACGCCCCTCCCGAGCCTGATACCAAGGTCTACGGGCCGTttccgctcgccgacctgcgcgcATGGGCTGCCCAAGGCTACTTTGGCCCCGACCATAGTCATATTCTCGTCCGCCCCGCCGGGAGCGACGCAGC TGTGATGAAGTGGGCCGTGTGGAAAGCACCGTCGGACTACAACCCCAAAGAAGTCCCCATCCAGTGGGACGCGTGGATGCGGCATACACGCCGCGAGCCTCCCACGATCGAGGAACTAGTCAAGGATCTagagcggcagcgcatGGTGCAGCACAATGCCCGGGTTCTCGACATGCgtgagcaggcggcgcaggcgcagcttgccgcgcagcgcgagcaagagcacgccaaggcgctTGCCGACCAGCACCAGCGCGAGAAGCTGCGTATCGAGCAGAGCCGCGTGCATGCCGAGGACCCCGAGttggcggcgcagcgtgacGAGGCGAGCAAGGGCGATATTGAGAGTGCGGCGGTGAagcctgcgcggcgcggtgcatAG